The Amblyomma americanum isolate KBUSLIRL-KWMA chromosome 5, ASM5285725v1, whole genome shotgun sequence genome window below encodes:
- the LOC144135077 gene encoding uncharacterized protein LOC144135077: protein MSLTPSEKIHEASRFSSQLPSPLARILNLHRGLFQKIICLCGSLNSITTMAHQAASAILTRPVEHWCKPPVEHADLPPETGNNRSLLSEADAWIPSQCYRRQLTDDASRLEGCQRPYQRPRRRYVGARLPSGEGKRKQRQLPRCHGLHRRRLGLVVRLRRDRARPNHRLYVLRRPDPHMEPFRALHLALRARRRRPNSRILPQPAPAGRPPVRPVRGRVQRAGQLGPAPLRGDRVLAPGAVLGRVHCRRHALGACPRRTGLTSRPQLAANPAGLRSARLQSVCGHVYMLHNSSCSLLAVARLCHRHNCLEWPARVNGTEPQAFGLLIGLLGRGEEAVTTRGRQLHRLRPRDQCPAPVCHRVLVSEAGHNRQLLAHGLRHLLAPKHRPHDAHQRRDPCGVRAAPARRRASWCRDPSARRPAAVPHL, encoded by the exons ATGTCGCTGACGCCGTCTGAAAAGATTCACGAAGCCAGCCGCTTCTCCAGCCAGCTTCCGTCGCCGCTGGCCCGCATCCTCAACCTGCACCGCGGCTTGTTCCAGAAAATCATCTGCCTGTGCGGCTCCCTGAATTCCATCACCACCATGGCGCACCAGGCAGCCTCCGCGATCCTGACGCGACCCGTGGAACACTGGTGCAAGCCTCCGGTAGAGCACGCCGACCTGCCACCGGAGACAGGGAACAACAGGAGCCTGCTCTCGGAAGCCGACGCCTGGATTCCCAGCCAGTGCTACCGGCGCCAACTGACGGATGACGCATCTCGACTCGAAGGATGCCAGCGACCATACCAGCGTCCACGGCGACGCTATGTAGGAGCACGACTTCCTAGTGGGGAGGGCAAAAGAAAACAACGCCAGCTACCGCGGTGTCACGGCCTTCATCGCCGACGACTGGGACTTGTCGTGCGGTTACGACGCGATCGTGCCCGCCCTAACCATCGCCTTTATGTCCTGCGGCGCCCCGACCCGCATATGGAGCCGTTCCGCGCTCTGCATCTGGCTCTTCGTGCCCGGCGTCGCCGTCCGAACAGTCGCATTCTCCCACAACCTGCTCCTGCCGGTCGCCCACCGGTTCGTCCTGTCCGCGGCCGCGTCCAGCGTGCTGGTCAACTCGGCCCTGCTCCCCTTCGAGGTGACCGAGTCCTGGCACCGGGCGCTGTTCTGGGACGTGTGCATTGCCGCCGGCATGCTCTTGGCGCCTGTCCACGGCGGACTGGTCTAACTTCTCGTCCGCAGCTGGCAGCTAACCCAGCTGGGCTACGTAGCGCCCGCCTGCAGTCTGTTTGCGGCCATGTATACATGCTGCACAACTCCAGCTGCTCGCTGCTGGCAGTCGCCAGGCTCTGCCACCGCCACAACTGCCTCGAGTGGCCGGCGCGCGTCAACGGGACGGAGCCGCAGGCGTTCGGGCTGCTAATTGGTCTTCTCGGTCGAGGTGAAGAGGCAGTTACTACCAGGGGGCGCCAACTCCATCGGCTCCGACCGCG TGATCAGTGTCCAGCCCCTGTATGTCACCGGGTGCTTGTGTCTGAGGCTGGCCATAACCGTCAACTGCTGGCTCACGGTCTTCGGCACCTTCTCGCGCCTAAACACCGCCCTCATGATGCGCACCAACGGCGCGACCCGTGTGGTGTTCGTGCAGCTCCAGCTCGCCGCCGTGCTTCCTGGTGTAGGGATCCTTCAGCGCGCCGACCTGCGGCTGTCCCTCATCTTTAG